Proteins from one Bifidobacterium sp. ESL0732 genomic window:
- the glf gene encoding UDP-galactopyranose mutase, whose protein sequence is MANGENRNLPDLFVVGAGLFGLTVAQQAAENGHTVEIIDIRPHIGGNAYSYMDEETGAEIHQYGAHLFHTSNKRVWDYVNRFTEFTDYQHRVYATHDGEVYPMPINLGTINQFFHAHYTPAQAQELIKKQAGELAGTDPSNLNDKGIQLIGRPLYEAFIKNYTSKQWQTAPEDLPASIIKRLPVRFNYDNHYFKDTWEGLPTDGYTAWMQRMIDDPKIHVTLGVDFFDESQPFNKKAVVGRVPVVYTGPVDKYFDYQLGDLKWRTVDFKERRYDEGDHFGCPVMNFVDGDVPYTRAIEFKNFNPERKEQQNPDKTVVWEEYSRAAGRDDEPYYPINTTDDQKLYQRYKDLAAKEPEVVFGGRLGTYAYYDMHQVINSALIAYEKQVAPLLSK, encoded by the coding sequence ATGGCCAACGGCGAAAACAGGAATCTACCCGATCTTTTCGTAGTGGGTGCGGGACTTTTCGGACTTACGGTCGCTCAACAGGCAGCAGAGAACGGGCACACCGTCGAGATCATCGACATCCGGCCGCATATCGGAGGCAACGCTTACTCCTATATGGACGAAGAGACCGGGGCGGAGATTCACCAATATGGCGCGCACCTCTTCCACACTTCCAACAAGCGCGTGTGGGACTACGTCAACCGCTTCACCGAATTCACGGACTACCAGCACCGCGTCTACGCCACGCACGACGGCGAGGTCTACCCAATGCCGATCAACCTGGGGACCATCAATCAGTTCTTCCACGCTCATTACACGCCGGCGCAGGCTCAGGAGCTCATCAAGAAGCAGGCTGGCGAACTGGCCGGAACCGACCCGAGCAATTTGAACGACAAAGGCATCCAGCTCATCGGCCGGCCGCTCTACGAGGCGTTCATCAAGAACTACACCAGCAAGCAGTGGCAGACCGCGCCGGAGGACCTGCCAGCGTCGATCATCAAGCGTCTGCCCGTGCGCTTCAACTACGACAACCACTATTTCAAGGACACCTGGGAGGGCCTGCCCACCGACGGCTACACCGCCTGGATGCAGCGCATGATCGATGACCCGAAGATCCACGTCACCCTCGGCGTCGACTTCTTCGATGAAAGCCAGCCGTTCAACAAGAAGGCCGTCGTCGGCCGCGTGCCCGTGGTCTACACCGGCCCGGTCGACAAGTACTTCGACTACCAGCTGGGCGACCTGAAATGGCGTACCGTCGATTTCAAGGAGCGGCGCTACGACGAGGGCGACCACTTCGGCTGCCCGGTAATGAACTTCGTGGACGGCGACGTGCCCTATACCCGCGCCATCGAGTTCAAGAACTTCAACCCGGAGCGCAAGGAGCAGCAGAACCCCGACAAGACCGTGGTATGGGAGGAGTACAGCCGCGCCGCCGGCCGCGACGACGAGCCCTACTACCCCATCAACACCACCGATGACCAGAAGCTCTACCAGCGCTACAAGGATTTGGCGGCCAAGGAACCGGAAGTCGTCTTCGGTGGACGCCTCGGAACCTATGCCTACTACGACATGCACCAGGTCATCAACAGCGCCCTCATCGCCTACGAAAAGCAGGTCGCTCCTCTACTGAGCAAATAA
- a CDS encoding transglycosylase domain-containing protein translates to MVTEFRTAMARSVSSGRAKPKRRHKSAQASRNQYSRRKANSANKRRNGNKHPIQHGPQRKAPKKHKHRILKWTFGILAVLIAAGIGVFAYLYATTEIPQPEKIAMAEKTKVYYADGTTPVGDFATQNREIISCNVLPKYVGQSMVASENQSFYKDTGVDFKGIVRALLNNVSGGARQGASTITQQYAERYYMGDTHSYSGKVREAILAMKITRSQDKDKVLCNYMNTIYLGRGAYGIEAASKAYFNKDAKDMTMPESALLAGIIPAPSTWDPAVNPKRAQQRFTRVIGIMEKQGYISAKDAAAAKQMPPTVPPQSQQSSYKGTNGYILQMVRDELTSSGNFTRDDLDTGGYNIVTTIDKGKQDLMFKVASPSQDGNGLVPAGVQIGGMSVNPKDGSIISLYGGDDYLTKQLNNATQALYEPGSTMKPFALMASVAEGVNLSTTFNGNSPRTFTNINTPVQNFGNQSFGYTNLYNATANSVNTIYMDLQQHLGTKKVAQTAQAAGMDPQLVTGDNAFTVLGNDSVHVEDIAQAYSTIANQGNKPTLHIVASVKDSQGKDMYRSPTDTTRVFSANDAALVTKAMTGTVQYGTATEALKIGKAVAGKSGTANDSTAGSFAGFSPNTVTVFAMWNPDPNNKGKPLEMPNIGYFGNGSDYPVHLFTEYMKQALANTPNEAFPVAKDEGKIGGPDGTWGTGAKSSYSELGYNRKNYGTYEGGISGESGAGAGGNSGGGNATNGGAGNSNEPNNPQQGNTSEGTGNSGNETTTPPTTESPNQNNTGH, encoded by the coding sequence ATGGTTACAGAGTTTCGCACAGCTATGGCGCGTTCGGTAAGCTCAGGCAGAGCTAAGCCCAAACGCAGGCACAAGAGCGCCCAGGCATCGCGCAACCAATACTCGCGCCGTAAGGCCAATAGCGCGAACAAACGGCGGAATGGGAACAAACATCCGATTCAGCACGGCCCGCAACGCAAGGCGCCCAAGAAGCATAAGCATCGTATCCTCAAATGGACGTTCGGGATTCTCGCGGTCCTTATTGCCGCCGGAATCGGCGTGTTCGCCTATCTTTACGCCACCACCGAAATCCCGCAGCCGGAAAAGATTGCGATGGCCGAAAAAACCAAGGTCTATTACGCCGACGGCACTACTCCGGTCGGCGATTTTGCTACACAGAATCGCGAAATCATCAGTTGTAACGTTCTGCCCAAATACGTGGGGCAGTCCATGGTCGCTTCGGAAAACCAGAGCTTTTATAAAGATACCGGCGTCGATTTCAAGGGTATCGTACGCGCGCTGCTCAACAACGTAAGCGGCGGAGCAAGGCAAGGTGCCTCCACCATCACCCAGCAATATGCGGAACGTTACTATATGGGCGACACCCACTCATACTCCGGCAAGGTGCGCGAAGCCATTCTGGCAATGAAAATCACACGTTCGCAGGACAAGGACAAGGTCCTGTGCAACTATATGAACACGATTTATCTGGGCCGCGGGGCCTATGGCATCGAGGCGGCTTCAAAGGCCTATTTCAACAAAGACGCCAAAGACATGACGATGCCCGAATCGGCGTTGCTGGCCGGTATCATTCCCGCCCCCTCAACATGGGATCCGGCAGTGAACCCGAAACGCGCGCAGCAACGTTTCACCCGAGTCATCGGGATTATGGAAAAGCAGGGTTACATCAGCGCAAAGGACGCGGCGGCGGCCAAACAAATGCCACCGACTGTGCCCCCGCAATCGCAGCAAAGCTCTTACAAAGGCACGAACGGTTACATTCTGCAGATGGTTCGTGACGAGCTGACCAGCAGCGGGAACTTTACGCGTGACGACCTTGACACCGGCGGCTACAACATCGTCACCACTATCGACAAAGGCAAGCAGGACCTGATGTTCAAGGTCGCCAGCCCTTCGCAGGACGGCAACGGGCTGGTGCCTGCCGGCGTGCAAATCGGCGGTATGAGCGTCAATCCCAAGGACGGATCGATCATCTCGCTTTACGGCGGTGACGACTACCTGACCAAGCAACTCAACAACGCGACCCAGGCCCTCTACGAACCCGGGTCGACAATGAAGCCGTTCGCACTGATGGCCTCGGTCGCGGAAGGCGTCAACCTCAGCACGACCTTCAACGGCAATTCCCCGCGAACCTTCACCAACATCAACACGCCGGTGCAGAACTTCGGCAACCAGAGCTTCGGCTACACCAACCTCTACAACGCCACAGCGAATTCGGTGAACACCATCTACATGGACCTGCAGCAGCATCTGGGAACCAAGAAGGTGGCCCAGACCGCCCAGGCCGCGGGCATGGACCCACAGCTCGTGACCGGAGACAACGCCTTCACCGTACTAGGCAACGATAGCGTGCACGTCGAAGACATCGCACAGGCCTATTCCACCATCGCCAACCAAGGCAACAAACCAACGCTGCACATCGTCGCGTCCGTCAAGGACTCGCAGGGCAAGGATATGTACCGCTCGCCCACCGACACCACGAGGGTCTTCAGCGCCAACGACGCCGCCCTCGTGACCAAGGCGATGACGGGAACCGTGCAATACGGCACCGCGACCGAAGCGCTCAAGATAGGCAAGGCCGTGGCCGGCAAATCCGGCACCGCCAACGACTCAACGGCAGGCAGCTTTGCAGGATTCTCGCCGAACACCGTGACCGTGTTCGCGATGTGGAACCCCGACCCGAACAACAAGGGCAAGCCCCTGGAAATGCCCAATATCGGGTACTTCGGCAACGGCAGCGACTATCCGGTGCATCTTTTCACGGAATATATGAAGCAGGCACTGGCCAACACACCCAACGAAGCATTCCCTGTGGCCAAGGACGAAGGCAAGATCGGCGGGCCTGACGGCACATGGGGCACAGGCGCCAAATCGTCATACTCCGAGTTGGGCTACAACCGTAAAAACTACGGAACCTACGAAGGAGGCATCAGCGGTGAGTCGGGCGCCGGGGCCGGCGGCAATTCCGGCGGTGGCAACGCAACGAATGGCGGGGCTGGCAATTCGAACGAGCCAAACAACCCACAACAAGGCAATACCTCAGAGGGAACGGGAAATAGCGGGAATGAAACAACAACCCCTCCTACCACGGAATCGCCGAACCAAAACAATACAGGACATTAA
- a CDS encoding beta-L-arabinofuranosidase domain-containing protein, whose translation MNSTVSAGLAQREGPRVSITSDFWSRYRSMAVRQSLPYQWRVLNDEVPVDAPQGSSWGDNGQQFSHSLRNLRIAAGLQTGKFKGQPFQDTDVSKWLEAASYALRFDDGSVDMSALKAHIDEALSLFYQAQDSDGYLDTKFEIDLPADKRFKGLRWSHELYTMGHFIEAAVANFTSTGSSVALDIARRAAHCIDEHFGDEPGKIHGPDGHPEIELALARLYEVTGEQRWLDLAAWFIRIRGVDPDFFDRQDREGGPQIYEDIEDMPLRYFVADGPAIKLQKAGGHAVRLIYYATATAKVGKLLGDSEMIATAKRLWNNIVDHRMYVTGNVGSCKVGESFTYDDDLPNGLDYGETCASVGMLFYGKAMMDINPLGSVADVMELELFNGMLAGVSLDGTRYFYVNPLEADPQASLANPTKRHILTRRAGWFDCACCPANLMRLLTSLDTYLYTVQGDTIYAHQFIANTADFGDGFSVEQTQEAQGYPWIGEIDFRVRNPKELAKKLAIRIPSWSKNWSITVNGKSLNIPVSNGFVSVSVSEKSTHIHLSLDMSVRYIRASNRVRDDVGKLAVARGPVVFCMEQTDNQAPLWLDSLSPDSKVGAVYHPELLDGVEMLTVEGARMEPADSNRQYQRATAPVRRLPENLNLIPYYAWCNRSEGQMEVWIDENH comes from the coding sequence TTGAATTCAACCGTATCCGCCGGTCTTGCCCAACGTGAAGGCCCTAGGGTTTCCATCACGTCCGATTTTTGGAGCCGTTATCGATCGATGGCGGTCAGGCAGTCTCTTCCATATCAATGGAGAGTGCTCAATGACGAAGTTCCGGTGGATGCTCCACAAGGTTCGAGTTGGGGCGACAACGGCCAACAGTTCAGTCATTCGCTACGCAATCTCCGTATTGCCGCAGGATTGCAGACCGGCAAGTTCAAGGGTCAGCCTTTCCAAGATACAGACGTGTCGAAGTGGTTGGAGGCTGCGAGCTATGCGTTGAGATTCGACGATGGAAGTGTTGATATGAGTGCATTGAAAGCGCATATCGACGAAGCTTTGTCGTTGTTTTATCAAGCACAGGATTCCGACGGGTATCTTGATACGAAGTTTGAGATAGATTTACCGGCCGACAAGCGTTTCAAAGGCCTTCGCTGGAGTCATGAACTTTATACGATGGGTCATTTCATTGAAGCTGCGGTTGCAAATTTCACTTCGACTGGTTCATCCGTGGCTCTCGATATTGCTCGCCGTGCCGCACATTGCATCGATGAGCATTTTGGTGATGAACCCGGGAAAATCCATGGTCCTGACGGCCATCCGGAGATTGAGTTGGCTCTTGCCCGTCTTTATGAGGTGACAGGAGAGCAACGTTGGCTTGACCTTGCGGCTTGGTTCATAAGGATTAGGGGTGTCGATCCCGATTTCTTCGATAGGCAGGACAGGGAAGGCGGGCCTCAGATCTATGAGGACATCGAAGATATGCCCTTGCGTTATTTCGTGGCCGACGGACCTGCCATAAAGTTACAAAAGGCTGGTGGCCATGCGGTGAGATTGATTTATTATGCAACCGCCACAGCCAAAGTCGGCAAACTCCTCGGCGACTCTGAGATGATTGCCACAGCCAAGCGGCTTTGGAACAATATTGTCGATCATCGTATGTATGTCACTGGCAATGTCGGTTCCTGCAAGGTGGGTGAATCCTTCACGTACGATGATGATTTGCCCAACGGCCTTGATTATGGCGAGACCTGTGCCTCGGTGGGTATGTTGTTCTATGGCAAGGCCATGATGGACATCAACCCGCTTGGCAGCGTCGCCGACGTCATGGAGCTGGAACTGTTCAATGGAATGTTGGCAGGAGTCTCTCTTGATGGGACTCGTTACTTCTATGTCAATCCGTTGGAAGCTGATCCGCAAGCCTCTCTAGCCAACCCGACCAAACGCCATATTCTCACGCGAAGGGCAGGCTGGTTCGACTGCGCATGCTGTCCGGCGAACCTGATGCGTCTGCTCACGTCTTTGGATACCTATCTCTATACCGTTCAAGGCGATACCATTTACGCGCATCAGTTCATTGCCAATACCGCTGATTTTGGTGACGGTTTCTCGGTTGAACAGACTCAGGAAGCACAAGGATATCCTTGGATTGGGGAGATTGATTTTCGTGTTCGCAACCCCAAAGAACTTGCCAAAAAACTGGCGATTCGTATTCCTTCCTGGTCGAAGAACTGGTCGATAACAGTCAATGGCAAATCGTTGAATATTCCGGTTTCCAACGGTTTTGTGAGCGTTTCTGTTTCCGAGAAATCGACGCATATCCATCTTTCCTTGGATATGTCGGTACGTTATATCCGGGCATCCAACAGGGTCAGGGATGATGTCGGCAAGCTTGCCGTTGCGCGAGGGCCGGTGGTTTTCTGTATGGAGCAGACGGATAACCAGGCACCGTTGTGGTTGGATTCCTTAAGTCCCGATTCAAAGGTGGGCGCGGTATATCATCCTGAATTACTCGATGGTGTTGAAATGCTTACCGTAGAGGGTGCCCGTATGGAACCGGCGGATTCTAATCGGCAATATCAAAGGGCGACTGCTCCAGTGCGGCGGCTTCCAGAGAATCTGAATCTGATTCCTTATTATGCTTGGTGCAATCGGTCAGAAGGTCAGATGGAGGTTTGGATCGATGAGAATCATTGA
- a CDS encoding Ig-like domain-containing protein, producing the protein MKLHQLCAVFAASAMLLSVTLCAASSAQADEVSAGSQLQTDSQVSVNLNDSTGAIKYGATGFLYGLADDGTPSDTMLDGLTHLDSMVGRPLNGLQHPNGDVMATAPQWKRNGGGDIQVYLKDSYPIPWPYPVYSPNIQTDYLPKIRQQVNAVNASPYKDSYVYVPLNEPDCGDANYKNGVCGIDTVASLSNLSWTKMLDDWKTMFNYIRSLEPGARIAGPNFSWYESNHYRSFLQYAKDNNVVPDIVTWHELSGPENFYGHYDDWKGIVNDVLGANANIPVSINEYAKSSGELNKPGSLIQYISRFENYKVSADLPYWFPTGDLDWLTTHNNQATGTWWLYNWYGGLTGHTVKVDLPDREQATQAVAAYDEATKQTRVIFGGYTDESAPFSTKLKFDNASGKYPNGARVTVYGVDATEAGNANDKVPGASDGPYLVNQHSYSASRLAAGIDLTGLNAASAYYAIVSPDTAQNDAVNGRYEAEYARVDGAASVGYGNVPGYGATGYVQGFDNTNSGSTFFVTSKKNGYANLKISYSSGAPTSSTGERTLHMKINKGEPLTLTLPKTTHSKKWNTVTVRAYLPLGINQIDLLAASNGSAQGLLLDSLDVSESGDVAKTYQAESGDNTRSGSARIESSPAAQSGRIVTYVGAGAGNTLQFNKVNVAQAGDYTLTFGYAQHDFAGGNAFQTTNRWADITVNGDSASAQHVVFANTRDWNNFWTTSIRVNLHAGDNTVLLGNSTGFAPNMDYMMVGRTSVQLVSEPLPPDAEAVTISGKGVAEGKLELHKGDNAKLVAAVTPANAGDKSVTWSSSDDAIATVDADGTVHALGVGKALIRAASASNSEVSSAVEVTVKSEESHEGVIDGDQNNHNEQLDSNQYQKPKDSLSQTGSDVFVPMCVAFIVFATALVLTLIVGRKKEK; encoded by the coding sequence ATGAAGTTACATCAATTATGCGCGGTTTTTGCCGCGTCGGCGATGCTGCTGAGCGTGACATTGTGCGCAGCGTCATCAGCTCAGGCGGATGAGGTTTCCGCCGGCTCGCAACTGCAAACGGATTCGCAAGTAAGCGTCAATCTCAACGATTCGACTGGTGCTATTAAATATGGTGCCACCGGATTCCTTTATGGTCTGGCCGATGACGGGACCCCCAGCGATACCATGCTCGACGGCCTTACACATCTCGATTCGATGGTCGGTCGTCCGCTCAATGGCTTGCAGCACCCCAATGGTGATGTGATGGCGACTGCCCCGCAATGGAAACGCAACGGGGGAGGCGATATCCAGGTATATCTCAAGGATAGTTATCCTATTCCTTGGCCGTATCCGGTTTATAGCCCGAATATCCAAACCGATTATCTGCCCAAAATCAGGCAGCAGGTCAATGCCGTCAATGCCAGTCCCTATAAGGATTCATATGTCTATGTGCCATTGAACGAACCCGATTGCGGGGACGCAAACTATAAAAACGGTGTCTGCGGAATTGACACCGTGGCGAGCCTGAGCAACCTGTCTTGGACAAAGATGTTGGATGACTGGAAGACCATGTTCAACTACATCCGCAGTCTGGAGCCTGGCGCTCGTATCGCAGGCCCTAATTTCTCATGGTATGAATCCAACCATTATCGCTCGTTCCTCCAGTACGCCAAGGACAACAACGTGGTGCCGGATATCGTGACATGGCACGAGCTTAGTGGGCCGGAGAATTTCTATGGCCATTATGATGACTGGAAAGGGATCGTCAATGACGTTCTGGGGGCAAATGCAAACATTCCGGTAAGCATTAACGAATATGCGAAGTCTTCGGGAGAACTGAACAAGCCCGGAAGCCTTATCCAATATATTTCGAGATTCGAGAACTACAAGGTGTCTGCCGATCTGCCTTACTGGTTCCCCACCGGAGACTTGGATTGGCTGACCACCCACAACAACCAGGCCACGGGCACGTGGTGGCTTTACAACTGGTATGGTGGGTTGACTGGGCACACCGTGAAAGTCGATCTTCCCGATCGCGAGCAGGCCACGCAGGCTGTCGCCGCCTATGATGAGGCGACGAAGCAGACGCGTGTGATTTTCGGCGGGTACACCGATGAATCGGCTCCTTTCTCCACCAAGCTCAAGTTTGACAACGCCTCCGGCAAGTACCCCAACGGCGCTCGCGTGACGGTATATGGTGTTGATGCCACTGAGGCGGGCAATGCCAACGATAAGGTGCCAGGTGCCTCCGACGGGCCTTATCTCGTAAACCAACACTCGTATTCCGCTTCGCGACTGGCCGCAGGCATCGATCTAACCGGTCTTAATGCTGCATCGGCGTATTATGCGATCGTTTCCCCCGATACCGCTCAAAATGATGCCGTAAATGGTCGGTATGAAGCGGAATATGCTCGTGTAGATGGAGCAGCCAGTGTCGGTTATGGCAATGTTCCGGGCTATGGGGCCACAGGATACGTACAAGGATTCGATAATACCAATTCCGGTTCGACGTTCTTTGTGACTTCGAAGAAGAACGGTTATGCCAATCTTAAGATCTCCTACTCGTCGGGAGCGCCGACCAGCAGCACGGGTGAGCGAACTCTGCATATGAAAATCAACAAGGGAGAACCGTTGACGTTAACCCTGCCGAAGACCACGCACTCGAAGAAATGGAATACCGTTACGGTTCGTGCCTACCTGCCGTTGGGAATTAACCAGATCGATCTTCTGGCCGCTTCGAATGGCTCGGCCCAAGGGCTGCTTCTTGACTCTCTCGATGTTTCCGAATCCGGTGATGTCGCCAAGACCTACCAGGCCGAATCGGGCGACAATACTCGTTCGGGGTCTGCAAGAATAGAATCCTCGCCGGCGGCCCAGTCAGGGCGGATTGTCACCTATGTGGGTGCAGGCGCTGGCAATACATTGCAATTCAACAAAGTCAACGTTGCGCAAGCCGGTGATTACACGCTGACCTTCGGATATGCGCAGCATGACTTTGCCGGAGGCAATGCGTTCCAGACCACGAATCGTTGGGCCGATATAACGGTGAATGGTGATTCCGCTTCCGCGCAGCATGTCGTTTTTGCGAATACCCGCGATTGGAACAACTTCTGGACCACTTCTATTCGTGTGAATCTCCATGCCGGTGACAATACGGTATTGCTTGGTAACTCTACTGGTTTTGCCCCCAATATGGATTACATGATGGTGGGTCGAACCTCGGTTCAACTCGTCAGTGAGCCGTTGCCGCCTGATGCCGAAGCTGTCACCATCTCCGGCAAAGGTGTCGCTGAAGGAAAACTGGAGCTGCACAAAGGCGACAATGCGAAGCTCGTTGCTGCTGTTACCCCGGCTAATGCCGGAGACAAGTCCGTGACGTGGTCTTCTTCGGATGATGCAATAGCAACTGTCGATGCCGATGGTACGGTGCATGCTCTGGGCGTCGGCAAAGCTCTCATCCGTGCGGCCTCTGCCTCTAATTCTGAGGTTTCTTCAGCAGTTGAAGTAACGGTGAAATCTGAAGAATCCCATGAAGGCGTGATTGATGGAGACCAGAACAATCACAACGAACAGCTAGATTCGAATCAATATCAGAAGCCAAAAGACTCTCTTTCTCAAACCGGCTCAGATGTATTTGTCCCAATGTGCGTTGCATTTATTGTATTCGCAACAGCTCTGGTACTCACCCTTATTGTCGGTAGAAAGAAGGAAAAGTAA
- a CDS encoding inositol-3-phosphate synthase, whose amino-acid sequence MSIRVAVAGIGNCASSLIQGVEYYKDAKDDEKIPGLMHNNFGGYRVRDIEFVTAFDVDALKVGKDISEAIGASQNNTYKFCDVPNKGVEVLRGPTYDGLGEYYRQMITESDAEPVDVAQVLKDKKVDVLVSYMPVGSEQADKAYAQAAMDAGCAFVNCLPVFIASDPEWAQKFRDAGVPIIGDDIKSQVGATITHRVMARLFEDRGVRLDRTYQLNVGGNMDFMNMLQRSRLESKKVSKTRAVTSIVPHEMDPHNVHIGPSDYVAWLDDRKLAFVRLEGTTFGDVPISLEYKLEDWDSPNSAGIVIDAVRAAKIALDRHLSGPILAPSSYFMKSPAVQHEDSEARQLVEKFIAGEVEANESELDADVKSAKDNGKDVWHA is encoded by the coding sequence ATGAGTATTCGCGTGGCAGTGGCAGGTATTGGTAACTGCGCCTCCTCCCTGATTCAGGGTGTCGAGTATTACAAGGACGCGAAGGATGACGAGAAGATCCCCGGCCTGATGCACAATAACTTCGGTGGCTACCGGGTTCGCGATATTGAGTTTGTGACGGCGTTCGACGTCGATGCCCTCAAGGTGGGCAAGGATATCTCCGAGGCCATCGGGGCTTCGCAAAACAACACCTATAAGTTCTGCGACGTGCCGAACAAGGGCGTCGAGGTGCTGCGCGGGCCGACTTACGACGGCCTTGGCGAATATTACCGTCAGATGATCACCGAGTCCGATGCCGAGCCGGTTGATGTGGCCCAGGTATTGAAGGACAAGAAGGTCGATGTGCTGGTCAGCTACATGCCCGTCGGCTCGGAACAGGCCGACAAGGCCTACGCGCAGGCCGCGATGGATGCCGGCTGCGCATTCGTCAACTGCCTGCCTGTCTTCATCGCTTCCGATCCTGAGTGGGCGCAGAAGTTCCGCGATGCTGGCGTGCCGATTATCGGCGACGACATCAAGAGCCAGGTCGGAGCCACCATCACCCACCGTGTGATGGCCCGCCTCTTCGAGGACCGCGGCGTGCGCCTCGATCGTACCTATCAGCTCAACGTCGGCGGCAACATGGACTTCATGAACATGCTGCAGCGCTCGCGTCTCGAGTCCAAGAAGGTCTCCAAGACCCGCGCCGTCACCTCGATCGTGCCTCACGAGATGGATCCGCATAACGTCCACATCGGCCCGTCCGACTATGTGGCGTGGCTCGACGACCGCAAGCTCGCGTTCGTGCGTCTGGAAGGCACCACCTTCGGCGATGTGCCGATCAGCCTCGAATACAAGCTTGAGGACTGGGATTCGCCGAACTCCGCCGGCATCGTCATCGACGCCGTGCGTGCCGCCAAGATCGCGCTCGACCGTCACCTCTCCGGCCCGATCCTTGCGCCGAGCTCCTACTTCATGAAGTCCCCGGCCGTGCAGCACGAGGACTCCGAGGCCCGTCAGCTGGTGGAGAAGTTCATCGCCGGCGAGGTCGAGGCCAATGAGTCTGAGCTTGATGCCGATGTGAAGTCTGCCAAGGACAACGGCAAGGACGTCTGGCACGCCTGA
- a CDS encoding carbohydrate ABC transporter permease, translating into MNYHIPKWMKALQYAAMIIMAVLMFFPIYWIFANSLKTLPGISAYPPALFPSNPQWNNYVMVLSDPKTIVYLRNSLILVVGNTVGTLLSSSIVAYPLARMHFRGRGLIFSLILATMMVPTVTLVIPQYLLFRAFNMLDSFWPMILPAFFAQPYNVFLFRQFFVSIPDSIDEAAMLDGCNRWQTFWKVIVPLGKPIFITVGIMSASFWWNELFTPMVFIDSDNLKPLTVASLTAFQISGTNGQTEWNLQMAFSMLMILPPALLYILCSRYITEGIKTSGMKD; encoded by the coding sequence ATGAACTACCATATTCCCAAGTGGATGAAGGCCCTGCAATATGCAGCCATGATTATCATGGCGGTCCTCATGTTTTTCCCGATTTACTGGATTTTCGCCAATTCTCTCAAAACCCTGCCTGGAATCAGCGCCTATCCACCCGCTTTATTCCCCTCGAACCCTCAGTGGAATAATTATGTCATGGTGCTCAGTGACCCCAAAACCATCGTCTATCTACGCAACTCGTTGATTCTGGTTGTCGGCAACACCGTAGGAACGTTGCTTTCCAGTTCGATTGTGGCTTATCCTCTTGCGCGTATGCACTTCCGTGGGCGTGGTCTCATCTTCTCGCTGATTCTGGCGACTATGATGGTGCCGACGGTTACTCTGGTCATCCCTCAGTACCTGCTCTTCAGGGCGTTCAACATGCTTGATTCGTTCTGGCCCATGATTTTGCCGGCGTTCTTCGCCCAGCCCTATAACGTTTTCCTGTTTCGCCAGTTCTTTGTCTCGATTCCCGATTCCATCGATGAGGCGGCGATGCTCGACGGCTGCAATAGATGGCAGACATTCTGGAAGGTCATCGTGCCGCTTGGCAAGCCCATTTTCATTACCGTCGGCATTATGTCCGCCAGTTTCTGGTGGAATGAGCTGTTCACCCCGATGGTGTTCATCGACTCCGATAATCTCAAGCCCCTGACCGTGGCATCGCTGACAGCTTTCCAGATTTCCGGAACCAATGGGCAGACGGAATGGAACCTCCAAATGGCGTTTTCGATGTTGATGATTCTGCCCCCTGCCTTGCTCTACATTCTGTGTTCCAGGTACATCACAGAAGGTATCAAGACCAGTGGAATGAAGGACTGA